The window AAGTTAAGTATTTTCACTGCATcacataatatataaatgacagTTGAATGTACTAAACTCTGCAGAATTTATTGTACACaattttaccttatatttctATTTAAGGTTATTTTTACAGATTAAACAAGTGGTCATACAACAAATCGACAATAAATTTATTAGTTACTTCAAAATTCTACTCCTTCGgatataacaaaaattatataattgatttGTATCATATCTTCTTATGATCTTGGCCAGCTATGGAAGCTATACATATCCAGAAGATATGTATATCAATATGAGTTGTCCAATGCAATAGATTTGGTGGTGTTTCGACAGCAAGGCACAATTTGGCGTCTGTCAATTattatatcaataaaaaaaaaactctaacaCGCCTTAATGCCCCCAAACTTTTGTTAGGTAGTCCCTTTTCGGTTTTAATTTAGGTGGtatcatttaattttatattaaaaaaaattaatacgtataatataatataaatggtaaatatttatgtggttataaattattttattatgaattaaaaaagaaatattagagtTGAATTGTTTCTAATTATAAAAGTTAATATTCTTTCTGAAACAGATTAAAAACAgaaaaaatatgagataaaatgtgTTTAGCATGAGTTAAAACATTTTGTTATTTGATaagtaaatataaaattatttctaaaagCATTTGTACGGGTGTGGAGGTGGGATATGGGGGATCGGGGCTAAGATGGGGGTCGATGATATATTGCACTGAAAAGAAAGCAATcaccattacaaaaaaaatccgtcttcattttttaaaacgttttctagaaaaaatatttttaagatacCGTTATTAACCGCGAGTGAGAGCATATCGCAGAAAATCCTTATCAAACAAAAAATTGATGAGAAGAGCTCATTATCTCCATATGCCTACTAGCTTTCAAAAAAAGTCGATTATGAAAGGTGTGTTTcgctaaaaatatttttcaagagaaataaaatataatttaaataaacatTACGGGAGTTGAAATGGAGCATGGTTGTGGGTAGGGGTGCTCATgggtttggttaaaaatcaaatcGAATCGTAAACCGAACCAAATCGATTAAAAAAAACTgacgtttggtttggtttagttagatttgattttaaattttaaaaagtcgatgttatttggtttggttataattttacttaaaaaaaaccgtgaaaataaccaaaccaaaccgataaattttatatatatatatatatatatatatatatatatatatatatatatatataatttataaataaaatatagatattttaataaatttaatgtaaaattaaattttaatctatgtctagtccaaccaatactttagcccaattacccaaagccccaaacccaagtccaactctacctactattactaataagttaaGTTAACCCTACGGTCCCTAcctcactttttctacttcagttttcaCAATACGAGTTACCATGATTCCTGATTTAAATGGTAGTTTtatatttccttatttattcAATCATTTCCCTATATGATTAGCTCACCTAGCTAGTCTTTAAAGCaaacagataactcaaatttgTCCAATTATGTCTCTTCTTGCAGTACAGTGCAACAGAATAAGAAGCTCTGTTTTACAATGTACATATAAgtgtttgtatgttgttggataatcttagtgcctacaatacaaagTTGGTACTTTTCATCTCAATGTTGATTTTGTTTAATATGTTTGTTCTAATTTTCAAGAATTTATAGTGTCATTTGTCTATcactgtacaaatatttcatAAGAAATTGTTCAATGTGATACTCTTTTCTGAATTAATTCTAAAGATGGTTAGAGTAGGCTAGTCAATAaccgaaaaaattgaaaaaccaaaccaaatcgaaCCAAACCCAGAAGAACCAAACCGAcgattattttctttttgtggtttggtttcgaaaatttaaaaaccgactaaattaattttgattataATTTTAACCACTAGCCGATCTAAACCGGCCCATGAACACCCTAGCTGTGGGGGAAGAGGGATGAGATAGCGTCAAGAAAATGGAAAAGACACAAATAATGTGAATAAAATACTACCTGTGGAGTTCGTTTTTTCTACTTTgagaaataatttttctcatttttaaaaaaaatatttaaaaaaaattattttcttaaaaataatatttttcaaaactgttGACCAAGCGAGCAAGGTAAATATTTTCCTCCGCACCGAACACAACCTAAAAGAAAAGGTCTATAGAAACAGCTCAATCCAACATGCAACCCCTCCCCCTCTACCCTAACAAAACAAGATCGATCAAGGTCCTTAGAATAAGGGAACATATCAAACATGTGTAGCTCAACTCAGAATCCAATATTCCTTTTAGCAGACAAGAATTGACATTTAATAATGATCGTATCAGAATCATATCACATCCATATCCCGTTATTCAATTCCCATCTCTGTCATTGAATTGGATACATTAATACTACTACTGCCAAATACATTTATGTAAAAATAGGTAAATAgattaaattcaagaaaatgttGAGCCATTTGAACAAATATTTGTCAACCTTGTGTGATTAAACGATATCATCGATCATGTGTCCGAAAAGTGACAAGCCAACAAAAAACCTCGCTAGTACTAAGGGGCAATTGGTTTGTCTACATTGTGTGCCGCGATGATGGAGGGGGGTTCGAGGACCCCATAAGTAGCAAAAAGGGAAGTAAAATACATAAACTGTATACCGTCACAAATCTTGGCTGCTCATTTTGAGTCGTCTTGATGGTGAACCGGGTGATGTTGGCGAAGAGGGCATGGAAGAATCGGTGGAATGTACAGATGAATCAGTACAAAGGGAGGATAAAAATACTTTGGGGGATGACGGGGAGGAAGTGGATGGTGGTGAAGGTGTTGATGAGAGGTCAAGTGATGGTGAGGGCGATGGTGAAGGCGACAAAGATGGTGAAGGTGAGAGAGTTGGGGTTGATGAATCATCAGACGAAGATTCTGGCAACTTTCTCTTGTTCATTCCTTTTTCTTCCCCTCTAAATCGATCCTCGTTGAACATGTAACTCTTCAAACGTTTTACATCCGCCAATTGCACCGGCTTCAGTAGGAAATCTTCAGCGCCTTCTTCCAGACATCTGTTATAGAATTAGAATCAGTTTAATTACGAGAGTCTCACTAAAAAACTCTAAATTCTGCACTACCAACGATAATATCATAGCTCTGAGGAAGCGATTCCTCTCCAAGATAAGTAACTAATTTAAGTTAAAGAGCAAACATCCTTTTTCCAAATTTGTTTCTTAAAGGCATTTCTTCCTCATAAACAATCTTAAAGCCACAACTTTTACAATGCGACCTTCAAACAATGCTTTATGCAACGACATTTATTCGTGGTACAACAAAATTGCATATAAAGCTAAACATTAATTAGTGGCATACTAAAATTGCATATATTGTTAATCCAAACTTTACTAGAATAAGAACATGCATTCTTCTTTATAATACTAAATACAACTATTGAATAAGCAGACAAAGAGATGCTCTGAACTATGATATTGTAAAGTACGAATCCAACTACTCTTTTTTTTGGTATATGACATTAAACTAATGAAGTGGTTGTTCATACATTGTTTTTGGTCATGCAAGAAACTGgctgaacaataataataactgatcACAACTTCCAAAATATGCAAGTCAAAACCTTATTTTATCACAATTGATTAATTAAAGAATCAAACAGATCTTGAAAGCACATGTACATAGGATCCATAAAGATTTGATGCTATCTTTAATTTAATTGCAAGATAGCTTTAGGTTGTCAGTGTTACTtcctcgattatttattttttcttaaattaattgGAAGATAGCTTTAGGTTGTCAATGGGACTACCCTTCTAGTTTTATTAAGTTTCCTTCTCTCTTTGGAGTCTGTGGGAGAGCCAAGATTTTTAACAAGgagattcaaaatataaagatataaacgcAAAAACAAGCCAAAGATTTCAACATATAGTATACATACCTCAAGAAAATGAACCTATCTACACAGTGTCCGGAGAAGGATGTCAATTGACTCCCATTGAACAAGGGTGGCTCCGCCCCTCAATGGGGTATTACTAAAGTTCTTAGACTCTTTTTTGAAAAAGTAAATGCAATGTCAATTAGTATTTGCTTCGTTCCATTCATTTAAGACTAGAGAATTCCAGAAGTTCCTAAATCTATAAACATCTAATCACACAAGGTTCCAAAGCAAAAGTCACTAGCAAAAATATATTCAACGTTTTCATGTATTCTATTTTATAAATTCACTAGTCAAACAGAATATATCAAGGCACACAAGGAAATAAGAAGTACAAAATCCAGCAgcaagtgaatttaaaagtaccTGTCAATTCTAGCCAAAACATTTTCAGAAGACATGATTACAACTGGAATTTCCCTAAAAGATGAGCCCTGTTTCACAAATACAAATTTGGAAACTTAAGTACATTGATTAAATTTTTCCTATAAGAAACTCAGACATTAATCTTTCAAGCAAAAAGGATCAGCTCGGACCTCTTGGTCATgtggcaacaactttaccggttCCACTGAGGCTCTCCTTCATTGCAAGCAACATAAACTAAATGAACAATGAAAAGAAAGGGCAAAACAAGTACCTTAATCTTTTTGAGCAAATCATAACCAGTCATTCCAGGCATACAATAATCTGTAATTATCAGATCCACCTTCAAACCCTAacatcacaaaaataaaatatcaaaatctattaaaaaaatccaacaaaaaaatcacaaaaattccTTACATCAATGCTAACAGAACTCTCTTCTCCGTCCAATCCAAGATACTTCAATGCTCTCATCCCACTATCCACAGTAGTCACTGTACAATTTCAATAAAACACACACTTCAAACTCCcactttttcacaaaaaaaataaattattactccctccatttcaatttatttaaccTAGTTTAACTCAGATACAAAGTTTAAAAAACTAAAGAAAGTTTTAAAGCTCGGAgacttaaattaaagatatgtcaaatttaaattaaaaacacGTCAAATGTATCAAATATCATTTAATCTTATGCTCTTCGacatattaaaattaaagaattgcTAAAAAACGAAagagacttttttttttgtacaaaACATGATGAAACTAAAGAGTTGCTAACAAATTAAAAGGTCATTCCTTTTTAGACAGACTAAAATGAAAAGTAGGCCAAACAAATCAAAACGGGACAAAGTACAAAATTTTCACCTTTACAAGAAGTAATTTTGAGGAGACGTTCAATAACAATTCTATCCACAAGACTATCATCAACAGCAAGAACATGAACCTCATGAGTAATCTCCCTTAACTCACCCAACTCCTCCACCATCTCCGCCTTACGCCGCCGTGAAAATACACCATTTCTTGCCATTTTAGTACACAACACTAACAATAAATGCAACAAAAATGGAACAAAAACCACaaatattatagtaaaatgaGAAAACCCCAgtttttttcttgggaaaatatgtgggaaattgaatgttCTAGAATTTTGGGGGAAAAAATACCAAGAAAATTAAGAAGAGGAGTAGGAAATGGAGAACATATTAAAAAGAGAGGAGAGTGTGTGTGTGATATAAATGTCTCTGTCTTGTTCATGGGTACAATATACATGTCCtcgtttctttttctttaaaaaaaaaatattttaatgaatatttagtAGCCGTTTcaatatgaaaattaaaatttttaagaattggagttgaaattgtgtttgatcatgtcttttttgaaaaaaaaatttagaattttgaaaaaaaatttaaaatatgacttTATGCCCCAatttttacaaactatcaaaattatccaactaaaatttacctactaacgaaaaagaacacaattagccgcttttataaaaataattacatatacatcaccatatttaatgaatttcaattatgatgtatataatatttaattatgatgtatataatatttacattaatagttgttttgtcatatttaaaaattttaaatatgggtttatattaacagatcactactttctattttttaggtaacaaatattatctttcaaataaatttacttttttttagtaatttatttcctttatttttcgttcctaaaaaataggaaatgatgagttgttattaaattttagggtgccgctaatttattttttaaatttttttatacatgaaagattttactgtgtgtaaataaattatttttatgtaaaatatactttgcatatttatggtatattatatcatataccataaatatataaatatacttagtatgtttctttatactttatatatttatatgtgtatatgatatatacatggtataaacttcatatataacatactttgtaaatttatgttataaatatgcttagtatgtttcttaatactttctatatttatatatgtgtgtctaTGATATATACaaggtataaactttatatataacatactttgtatatttctattataaatataacactttaaatatttatgggtataaatataatactttctGTATAAAGATACCAAGTATTATGGTATATAAAGATAGCAGTTGCAGTTTAAGatattaatttgttaaattagacatattttttttatgaaaaatatgtatcaccgatttatatttttagcatatatatggtataaactatttatatttgaataatataataaagatgtacacaatataatatatataatcaaattaaaaataagaataatttgtGGCGGTGTTAAACTAAGATGTTACAactttattaatttcataaatatagaaaacgattatccattattaattacaTGACTATAATTCTTTAAACGTCCGTATcacaatagaaaaattattattattattatattatagtaattaagatcattagcagtaaaataatgtcttaaataagagagaaaaagagatatatattaattatgatagcattaagtttgaaattataattatcttattctttaaaactgctatatacataatattgaaaaagtaatgttataaagagagttttatgtaaaaacttaaaagattggggttatatgtaataataataaaaattggaattggagttggaaaattgtgaaaacaccaaaaacctgttttcccttttcagaattTATTTTCGAAATTATTGttcaaattttcatggccaaacaccaccaTTTCCAATTccgaaaaaaaatttcaaaaaaaaaggaaaaaaaattcatggccaaacggTCCCTTAGTTTCCAAAATTATATACATATGTAAATATATTACAGCTTGTTTGGATGGATATATGTTTTTAGTAATTTGGAGTAATTTTCATCGATAGTCATTCATGTTTTCATAATTGCCTACAAAGAtcacttttgtttcttttaggtTAAAAATATCACCCAACTATCCCTATTttcttcaaaaactacttgacacttcaaaaatatttcttttctccTAGTTTGCATGACCTGtcattaagtttttttttttatatataagataTAAGAAATAgatcttttatatatttattttatctttcttacaAAACGGCATGAGCAAGGCATGAATCATCACAAGGAAAGGGCTGGGGGCTATTACGTgactgataaaaaataaattatatttattctttattcgatataagaaaaattacatcacatgataaaaaaaatattagataatcACACAACTTAAAGGAAAATAATTCCTCTGGTAATGCAATGCATATTACTCATCAATGAAGTAGTTGATGTGTCCAAGTGTATACATAAAACTAAaggattgaattattttatttggtacttttcaaagttttctaaatttatttatttaatcacttaataataatatttttaaaactcaaggtatttatatgaattgatactaattttttttatttatttatttcatatactaaagattcttaaaatgtaaaaaaaataaaaatgatgactTTCAAATTTTCATATATGTGTTAAATGTACTATTTTGAAGGAACGCAAAATTATTTAGTCATgaaacaaattattttaaaaaaaaaatattaaaaaaataatctaatactACAAATGAATCTTTGAAATAGTACCCAACCAAAGATTGCTTGCTTTTTGTGAGTTTAGTATCAGGAAAGGATATAAATTgatgtttatttatataataagataaaatatagtataataaaaataaaaaataaaatgaaaaaataaaatttaaaataatagatttCTATTTTATAAAGTTTTTGTCTTCGTTAACTTTGCGGATTTACttgatttgtttatgaaatttacTTGGGAAAAATCCGCAAGAAGAATTCATTTTTTAACCATCTTTTTATCAAAAAGGTCTTGCTTAAAATTTTGCAGGTGATCTACATAAGAATTAAAGTTTT of the Capsicum annuum cultivar UCD-10X-F1 chromosome 11, UCD10Xv1.1, whole genome shotgun sequence genome contains:
- the LOC107848380 gene encoding two-component response regulator ARR5; translation: MARNGVFSRRRKAEMVEELGELREITHEVHVLAVDDSLVDRIVIERLLKITSCKVTTVDSGMRALKYLGLDGEESSVSIDGLKVDLIITDYCMPGMTGYDLLKKIKGSSFREIPVVIMSSENVLARIDRCLEEGAEDFLLKPVQLADVKRLKSYMFNEDRFRGEEKGMNKRKLPESSSDDSSTPTLSPSPSLSPSPSPSPSLDLSSTPSPPSTSSPSSPKVFLSSLCTDSSVHSTDSSMPSSPTSPGSPSRRLKMSSQDL